CCTTCCAGTCGGCGGGCATCATCGCGCCATGCTGGAGATAATAGTCGCAGCTCGCGAAATCGAAATGATCGAAGCGGAAGCTGCAGCCACAGCGGGAAGCCACCGCCTCGAGCACGCGCAGCCCTTCGGGCACGACTTCCTTGCCGATGCCGTCGCCCGCGATCACCGCGATCCTGTGCGCATTGTCCCCGATCATCTTGGTCACGCTCCGTCCCCCCGGCCGGGCGGATCGATCAGGATCGCCCGGACATCATTCACGTTCGTCAAGGTCGGCCCGGTCACCAGCAGGTCGCCGAGCCGGTCGAACAGGCTGTAGGCGTCGTTGCGCGCGAGATGGTCGCGCGGCGAGAGCCCCAGCGCCGCGGCCCGCGCGAACGAGGTCTCGTCGATCACCGCGCCGGCATTGTCCTCGGTGCCGTCGATGCCGTCGGTATCGGCGGCGAGCGCCGCGATGCCGGGGCAATCGCCCAGCGCATCGAGCAGCCCGAGCAGGAATTCGACGTTGCGCCCGCCCCGGCCGGGCCCACGCACCGTCACGCTCGTCTCCCCGCCCGACAGCAGCACGCAGGGCGCCGCGACCGGCTGGCCGTGCGCGCGCACCTGCCGGACGATCCCGGCATGGACGGTGCCGACCACCGCCGCCTCCCCCTCGATCGCGTCGCCGAGGATCGAGGCCGTGTAGCCGGCGGCGCGCGCCACCGCGGCGGCGGCTTCGAGCGCGTCCTGCGCCGTCGCGATCACCCTTACGCCGCCCGAACGGACCGTTACTGCCCCCATGCCGCCCTCAAGCCATGCCGCGATCGGCGCCGGCGGCACGATGCGGTGGCGCGCGATCACCGCGCGGGCGGTTTCGGGGCCCGACGCGTCGGCGATCGTCGGGCCGGATGCGACCAGCGCAGGATCGTCGCCCGGCACGTCCGAGACGATCAGGGTCTCGACCCGCGCCGGCGTCGCCGCCGCCGCCAGCCGCCCGCCCTTGATCAGCGAGACCTGCCTGCGCACGGCGTTGATCTCCGCGATCGTCGCGCCCGAGCGCAGCAGCGCCCGGGTCAGCGCGCGCTCGTCCTCCAGCGAGACGCCGGGGGGCATGGCGGGCAGCAGCGCCGATCCGCCGCCCGAGATCAGGCACATGACGAGATCGTCGGCAGTCAGCCCGGAGACCGCGGCGAGCAAGGCCTGCGCCGCCGCCACACCCGCCGCGTCGGGCACGGGGTGCCCAGCCTCCAGCACGCGAATGCGGTCGCACGGCACGGCATGGCCATAGCGCGTCACCACCACGCCTTCGATCGGCCCCGCCCAATGCGTTTCGACCGCGCGCGCCATCGCCGCAGCCGCCTTGCCCGCGCCCACCACCACCGTGCGCCCCCTGGGGCGCGGCGGCAGATTGGGCGGCACGCAGCGATCGGCGCCGACGCGTGCCACCGCGGCGTCGAACATCGCGCTGAGCAGTGCCCGGCGGCGCATCCTCACCGTCCGTCGACCAGCAGGCATTCCTCGGGCGGCGCGCCGCCATCGAGCACCGCGACCACCGAGCGTGCCGCGACCATGTTGGTCCGCGCGATGCCTTCCTGCGAGGAGGCGCCGGAATGCGGCGTCGCGATCACATTCGGCAGTTCGATCAGCGACCGGGTGATCGACGTCAGGGCGGGATCGGACTCGCTCAGATAGACGTCGAGCCCCGCACCCGCGATCTCGCCCGCCCACAGCGCCTCCAGCAAGGCCTCGTCATCGACCAGCCCGCCGCGGGCGGTGTTGATCAGATAGGCCGATGATTTCATCCGCGACAGCGCATCCTTGCCGATCAGCAGGCGCGTCGCCGCAGTCAGCGGCGCGTGCAAGGTCACATAGTCGCTGCGTGCCAGCAACGCCTCGAAATTGACAAAGGTGACAGCGAATTGCCCAGCGAATTGGGCGTCGGGAGCGCTGCCGGCGAGCGCGAGG
The window above is part of the Sphingomonas sanxanigenens DSM 19645 = NX02 genome. Proteins encoded here:
- a CDS encoding glycerate kinase type-2 family protein, with protein sequence MRRRALLSAMFDAAVARVGADRCVPPNLPPRPRGRTVVVGAGKAAAAMARAVETHWAGPIEGVVVTRYGHAVPCDRIRVLEAGHPVPDAAGVAAAQALLAAVSGLTADDLVMCLISGGGSALLPAMPPGVSLEDERALTRALLRSGATIAEINAVRRQVSLIKGGRLAAAATPARVETLIVSDVPGDDPALVASGPTIADASGPETARAVIARHRIVPPAPIAAWLEGGMGAVTVRSGGVRVIATAQDALEAAAAVARAAGYTASILGDAIEGEAAVVGTVHAGIVRQVRAHGQPVAAPCVLLSGGETSVTVRGPGRGGRNVEFLLGLLDALGDCPGIAALAADTDGIDGTEDNAGAVIDETSFARAAALGLSPRDHLARNDAYSLFDRLGDLLVTGPTLTNVNDVRAILIDPPGRGDGA